In the Hermetia illucens chromosome 1, iHerIll2.2.curated.20191125, whole genome shotgun sequence genome, TTCATTTCCTCAgaatttctgtaactttgtctcatcgaaagacgaacttattaacaaagtagTCCCAAACATCATTATtaactacaaaaataatgaatggTTGAGTGAGCGAGCAATTTTAGCGGCTAAGAATAAAGATGTAGATGACCTAAACCACATAATTCAGAATGATATCATTCGAACAATGCATTCATCCAAATCCATTGACTCTGTAACAAATGAAGATGAATCCACCAACtatccaattgaatttttaagctCCTTAGATGTGCCTCGCTTACCACCGCAGAATTTATGCCTAAAGTTTGGTTCCGTAGTAATCATGCTTCGAAACATAAACCCACTAAAACTTTGCAATGGTACGCGGTTGGTGGTAAGTAAATTGATGAACAATGTGATTTATGCGACgatactcaaaggaaaattcgaagATGAGGAAGTTCGTATTCCGAGGATCTCGATGATCCCAACCGATATGCCGTTTGAGTTTAAAAGACTTCAATTTCCGATCTGTCTTGCATTCAACAAATCACAAGGACAATCCTTGAAAGTTTGTggtctgaatctggaaaatcaatgtttttcacaTGGTAAATTATATGTGGAATGTTCACGGGTCGGAAAACCATCTGCGTTGTTTGTTCTTGCGCctgataataaaacaaaaaatgtcgtgTATCACAAGGTGCTTATCTGAAGAGTGCAACCTATTAAAGAATCATTGAAATACTTGATTAATAAAAACattaacttaataaaatcaaaaatctgcttATGTTTTGCCTCTAAGGCGGAACAAAGTTCGCGGGGTCAGCtagtaattaaataaaaaaaatatttactattGACTTAccgttaaaataaaatataaatagttTCACTTTTCCAGAGTGTTCACAATTGAGTTAGTTCGTTATGCAAATTACTCGCTCTACCGTAGCGAGGAATCAGACACCAGGCCCTCCAGGACGGCCGGCGTAGGTCAAAACAGATGCAAAGCGCCCCTTTTTCAGAGAGGGCCCACATTTATTGCGTGGTTGGCGGGTGATGCTGACTTCAGTTTTCGCACCACGTCCTTCAGCAGACATATAATACGAAGGAGTTAAGGCTTGACCTAATGTCGAATACAGGGTCGCTGAGGAGTCTTAGGTTTCTCCGTATATCAACTCCATATGGCTTGGAGGAAATTCTTCGCGATTGTCTGCTTGGAGGCCGAGTGGACCGGGTGACAGAGCTTGCGACCGAAAAGAGTGATTTTGTGCCATAATAGTGGCTTTGAGCATCTTTTAAGCATCTTAGTGGACTGCGGTTGTCCAGTGCGGTTTGAATCCGAGCATTGGAAAAAGTGGATTCGAACTGCATTTCCTGATTAGTGATTATAATCACCGGCACAGAACCGTGGAATCTTAAAATGCGCCGATTATGTCAAGGTGGATTATGTGAAGCTGCTTATTAGACTGAAGAAACAGCCCTGCCTCTCTTGTTTTCCTCACGTGTTTTGTACTTTTGGCCTTCTTGCATTGGAAACAGTGTCTcctccaagaattaatgtccttcttGACGTACGGTCAGAAATGTTTTGCGGCTACTAACAAATTTCTTATCCGAATGCCTAGGTCTGTTAGATCGTGAACGATGTCAAATACTTCTTTACGGAAATCGGTCGGAATATATTTCTGTCGTCCCCTGTCTGAAGTATTATAGTACATCATCTGTCAATTGAATTATGAACCATGAACTTTTCTAAGAAAATTTACTTTatcctggggttttgattatgaagaaaaataaaaatttgttgtttgtttttccgCTATCTAGGGTGGGACGTTAGAGTAAAATTAGAAACATTATTTTCTAGCTAATTGCTTCATTCTGTCAAAAGTCGTATTTTAAGCTTGGCAATTTTTCAGAATTTGTGTGCTTTTCGAGGTTTTCCTCTGGAAAATCGGGAAGTTAAGCCTAGAATGGTTCTTTGCTAGGTTTGTAATGTGTTTAACGGTGCATGTAactaaaaacattgattttattttgcataGATACCTCAATTTTCTAATAGCGGTAAATTAACAGGAAATGGGTTAAAAGGGAGGTCTTAAAGTAAAATAGAAAACGCAAGTTGTGTCCCTTTTAAAAGAGGGAGGGTATAGCTATGTAGCGATTATCGTAAATATCGGTGTTTGTAAATCATCAGTGGCTGAAATAGCAAGAAAATCCAGTATctgacgatgttgacattagaggagaacaacccgagatgtacagtctaccttcatgcaAATCGAGTAGGCGGGggcggctgcacattaatgaagacaagacgaagtacatggcggCAATGTCAgcgtcaaaaaccaaccaaccatcaacatcaaaccgcactgatcaaacgggaagaataaagatacgagactacaactttcagaccgtcgaaaatttctcctatctagggtcgaaaatcacaaccgacaacagctacgatgatgaaatccgcgcacggttgttgtcagccaacagagcttatttcagcttacaaaaactgttccgctcaaaacatctcaccatagggtcaaagcttttactgtacaagactatgatcttgccagtcctcatgtattcctcggaaacttgggttcttatcaagaaaaattgcgaactcttggccgcgttcgagagaagaatcctccgaagaatgtttggctccctacatgaggatggacgattccgtagcctacacaatgacgaaatctatgagcgagacCGTCcggtggtggataaaatccgactgaataggttacggtgggcgggtcacttaatccgtatggatgaggatgtctataagggcaatatctttggtagaaaaagaagacgaggcagacccttcctaagatggagcgatggcgtaggtcaggacgctagacagcttttagggatatcgaattggtggacctcggcgcaaaaccgggatgtctggagttccttattaaggcaggcctagaccggataccggttgttgcgccgttgataatgatgatgatgcataaGGATTACAATTCGGGCTATTGAAGGAATTggaggatgaaaaaaaattctgtcgtccttttaagtttttttgtAGGTTACCTTTAATGACGAATGGCGTCCGAATGCGGGGACTGACGTAGCAGATCATGATCGGAGAAAAAAGGGTGAACAGTTGTCGGAAGCTCATATGGTTAAAACGATTAAATATCCTCCAGCAGTAATGATTTGGAGATGCAATTTTGAAGAAGGATTTGGTCCAAAAGAATTTATTGAAGATACAATGTCTGTGCAGTAAACTAACGTCATACAAAAGGTCTTTGTGCCCTATATTAACAACCTGATGCGTCTTAGTGCAGAATATGCTTTCATGCAGGATGGTGCATCTTGCTATACATTCAGAGCTAGCATAGTTTATCAAAATTCGCAGAATCTGGATCTACTGCCTTGGTCGGGCAATTCTTCGGACTTAAAACTGATAGCGAATGGTTGGTCTCATCTGAAATACTGGTATATCAATGCAGAAGTACTATACttacaaattttaaagaaaacattAAGGACTTATGGTACAATGGCGTTGATTTGAAACCAATGATTAGAAATTGTATTCGCAGTATACATGATTGCATGGAAGATGCAATTAAAAATAGGGCCAAGTTACAAAGTATTAAATGTAAGGATATGTTGGGCTTCAACAATATCCATTTTCCTAGCGTTCATTCAATGGACAATATTGCATATACTAGACATTGAGCTGAAGGCTAAGGGTGTCTTGTTGAGGGAATCCCAGAAGTGTAGCTTCAATCAGCTGTTCCTTTTTGTCTCAAACACTTGGACAGCTTCTGGTGACCACGTAATCAGCCGCGAGTCATTAGTTTTCGGCCattgaaaaatgtattattccgctgaagaaggcagcaagtggTACGTATtcgggaaaataaataaaaatcattAGCAAAAAGGTAAGTAGAATCTGTTTATTTGTACATGTACTTGAGGTGTTCTAAATGTTCATACTCAGAGAAGGTCGCGACTAGAATGTAATctaaatatacgaaacaaaagtggaGGTTTTGGAACACacagatgaatctctgaaaggtttatgccgcgttgcacagtccaaagGTCATGCCAGTGAACTCCAATGGTTTGAGAGGTGTGCATATTACCGTCTTCGGAAGCAACTGGGATTTGGTGTTTTGCCTTGACTAAGTCGAAGGTTGAAAAAACATGCAATCTGCAATGGACTGCGCatagtcgtggatgagtggagtgGGCTATAGGCCTGGACGTTTGGAATCGGCACAAGGTCTCCATTGACCATTGGGTTTAGGAACCAGTAGCTGTCTGAACGTTCTCCAATAATATgcttctttccgcgcaactatGAGCTTTTGCGGTGGCAATAGACGCACCTTAGAAAAGAtagggagccagtagtgttgatgttgcATTTAAAGTCATCAGAGGGAGAAAAATGTAAAGAATGTTAGGTCGTGTATGATGAGATtcttcctgatgacctaagagGGGGTTGTGGAATCAGGGGACCAGCGTCTTGAGGTGTGTTAGGGCAGGGTCCATT is a window encoding:
- the LOC119647012 gene encoding uncharacterized protein LOC119647012; its protein translation is MFWRRNDFTVRRFPPNTASNSKINSYRRNKRLPQIFESMGVALLNDTSAEDFSEQVLIIGNSGVPVDESSGLISFPQNFCNFVSSKDELINKVVPNIIINYKNNEWLSERAILAAKNKDVDDLNHIIQNDIIRTMHSSKSIDSVTNEDESTNYPIEFLSSLDVPRLPPQNLCLKFGSVVIMLRNINPLKLCNGTRLVVSKLMNNVIYATILKGKFEDEEVRIPRISMIPTDMPFEFKRLQFPICLAFNKSQGQSLKVCGLNLENQCFSHGKLYVECSRVGKPSALFVLAPDNKTKNVVYHKVLI